In Bythopirellula goksoeyrii, a single window of DNA contains:
- a CDS encoding ParA family protein, translating into MRSIAIINQKGGVGKTTTAVNLSAALADRGLRVGLIDMDPQAHASLHLGLGHQPECKTVYDLLTSDVDLSEVWQDAGPNLRVAPSHIDLAAAEVELAGVVGRELILRDKLAQSSEDFDFVLIDCPPSLGILTINALSAVDDVFLPLQPHFLALHGLSKLLQTINLVAQRLNDRLRLAGVLFCLFDTGTRLATEVSADVEAFFQDARNKPGIWQEVHLFETRIRRNIRLAEAPSFGQSIFQYSPQSAGAEDYLALADEMLAVADGKQIQPEPLRQAA; encoded by the coding sequence ATGAGATCGATCGCGATCATCAATCAAAAGGGTGGAGTTGGCAAGACTACAACGGCGGTCAATCTGAGCGCTGCATTGGCTGACCGTGGGCTGCGCGTCGGACTCATCGATATGGATCCACAAGCCCATGCCTCCCTGCATCTGGGACTGGGTCACCAACCAGAGTGCAAAACGGTTTACGATTTGCTTACCAGCGATGTGGACCTCTCGGAAGTTTGGCAAGATGCGGGTCCGAATCTGCGCGTGGCACCATCACACATCGACTTGGCCGCCGCTGAAGTAGAACTAGCCGGCGTGGTTGGTCGCGAACTGATTTTACGAGATAAACTGGCTCAATCGAGTGAGGATTTTGATTTTGTGCTGATCGATTGCCCTCCTTCGTTGGGCATTCTCACAATCAATGCCCTTTCGGCAGTCGACGATGTGTTTCTCCCGCTACAACCACACTTCCTGGCACTGCACGGCCTGAGTAAATTGCTGCAAACGATCAATCTTGTCGCCCAGCGGCTCAACGATCGCCTGCGGCTGGCCGGGGTGCTTTTCTGCCTGTTCGATACCGGCACACGGCTCGCTACCGAAGTTTCTGCTGATGTCGAAGCGTTCTTTCAGGACGCCCGCAATAAACCGGGCATCTGGCAAGAAGTGCACTTGTTTGAGACGCGGATCCGCCGCAACATTCGCCTGGCTGAGGCTCCCAGCTTCGGGCAGTCGATCTTCCAGTACTCGCCCCAATCAGCGGGTGCGGAAGACTATCTGGCACTGGCAGATGAGATGCTAGCGGTTGCCGATGGCAAGCAAATTCAGCCAGAACCGCTGCGACAGGCTGCTTGA
- the aroB gene encoding 3-dehydroquinate synthase, whose translation MAESPLITRVNLADRSYDIQIGSGNLAELSSFMRDRCQGSHVVIVTDDQVDPLYADKLGDQLAGDEWEVHVLVVDAGEQSKSVEDVHELWETMLEEGADRQSIVLAIGGGVVGDLAGFAAAAFARGLQFFQVPTTLLAQVDSSVGGKVGVNLPGAKNMVGAFWQPRGVLIDVDVLATLPEREYWAGLAEVVKYGVILDAEFFAYLEQHVDTINARDPAVLTYVIERCCRLKADVVEQDECETTGLRAVLNYGHTFAHAFEAASKYGLLLHGEAVAIGMECAARLAHQLDRIDDDFLRRQTALLKSLHLPTEVPEFDGDELVRIMRRDKKADEGRLRFVLPTKLGHVELVKDVRVDDVLAALKAANAG comes from the coding sequence GTGGCCGAGTCCCCCCTGATCACACGTGTCAATCTTGCTGACCGCAGCTACGACATCCAGATTGGCAGCGGCAATCTTGCCGAACTTTCTTCTTTCATGCGCGATCGGTGCCAGGGTTCCCACGTGGTGATTGTCACCGATGATCAGGTCGATCCCTTGTATGCCGACAAGTTAGGAGATCAGCTCGCAGGTGACGAGTGGGAAGTTCACGTGCTAGTTGTCGATGCTGGCGAGCAATCCAAGAGCGTTGAGGATGTTCATGAACTCTGGGAGACAATGCTCGAGGAGGGTGCCGACCGCCAGAGCATCGTGCTGGCCATCGGTGGTGGCGTCGTCGGCGATCTGGCTGGTTTCGCGGCCGCTGCATTTGCACGCGGCTTGCAGTTCTTCCAAGTCCCCACGACGCTGCTGGCGCAGGTGGATAGCTCGGTAGGTGGCAAAGTCGGCGTCAATCTTCCCGGCGCAAAGAACATGGTCGGCGCTTTCTGGCAACCACGCGGTGTACTGATCGATGTCGATGTACTCGCCACCCTGCCCGAACGTGAATATTGGGCCGGACTGGCGGAGGTCGTCAAGTACGGCGTCATTCTCGATGCCGAGTTCTTCGCGTATCTCGAACAACACGTCGACACGATCAACGCCCGTGATCCCGCCGTCCTCACGTATGTGATCGAGCGCTGCTGTCGCCTGAAGGCTGATGTGGTTGAGCAAGACGAATGTGAAACCACGGGGCTGCGAGCTGTGCTCAACTACGGCCACACTTTTGCCCACGCCTTCGAAGCCGCCAGCAAGTATGGCCTGCTCTTGCATGGCGAAGCAGTAGCCATTGGCATGGAATGCGCCGCCCGCCTGGCCCACCAGCTGGATCGCATTGATGATGATTTTCTGCGTCGTCAGACGGCCTTGCTCAAATCGCTTCATCTGCCAACTGAGGTGCCCGAGTTCGACGGCGACGAACTGGTCCGCATCATGCGCCGCGACAAAAAAGCCGACGAAGGTCGCCTGCGCTTTGTGCTGCCCACCAAGTTGGGGCATGTAGAACTGGTGAAGGATGTGCGAGTGGACGACGTGCTGGCGGCGTTGAAGGCAGCTAATGCTGGCTAG
- a CDS encoding DUF2442 domain-containing protein — MFTELIEISEESLTVTLDDGRALSVPLAWYPRLLAGSQQERENCKLIGDGEGIHWPALDEDISIEGLLAGRRSAESDASLARWLEKRQTQS, encoded by the coding sequence ATGTTTACTGAGTTGATAGAAATCTCCGAAGAATCATTGACTGTCACTCTCGACGACGGTCGAGCACTTTCCGTGCCTCTAGCTTGGTATCCAAGGCTTCTCGCGGGCAGTCAACAGGAGCGGGAAAACTGCAAGTTGATCGGCGATGGCGAAGGAATTCACTGGCCGGCGCTCGATGAGGATATCAGCATCGAAGGGCTTCTGGCGGGCCGGCGCTCAGCAGAAAGCGATGCGTCGTTAGCCCGGTGGCTGGAGAAGAGGCAGACTCAATCTTGA
- a CDS encoding helix-turn-helix domain-containing protein produces MVRTPHTSVLDAETHPPSVARWYTLAMLAELVHVPVATIRRWQRRGILKECHSVRRLSYFDFTEVTTARLLAELFHAGCSLSSIDRQLRELERHLPEDERPLANPALVVVDRKLILRRGDDLSELGGQLLIDFDSIDEVSERDPADEPSVLALEQPSAEVAAGTIPIRSVPSEFHLSGLQQEALTWEEQGELARAAETYRMMLVVDGPSADVNFSLADVLYRMRDLAAARERFYMAVELDEEFVEARAMLGCVLSENNELDLAVAAFEGALSFHGDYADVHYHLAGVLEQLAKPIIAEQHWRRFLELSPESPWAETARVRLGISVVE; encoded by the coding sequence ATGGTTCGCACTCCCCACACCTCAGTCCTCGACGCCGAGACGCATCCTCCCAGTGTAGCCCGGTGGTACACACTGGCGATGCTCGCTGAGTTGGTACACGTTCCGGTAGCCACGATTCGGCGTTGGCAGCGGCGGGGAATTCTCAAGGAGTGCCACTCCGTACGGCGGCTTTCCTACTTCGACTTCACCGAGGTTACGACTGCTCGATTGCTGGCGGAACTCTTTCACGCCGGTTGCTCATTGAGTTCAATCGATCGCCAGCTCAGAGAACTCGAGCGCCATCTTCCGGAGGATGAGCGTCCGTTGGCTAATCCGGCACTGGTGGTGGTAGATCGCAAGTTGATTCTGCGACGAGGTGACGATCTGAGCGAACTCGGTGGGCAGTTGCTTATCGACTTCGATTCCATCGATGAAGTAAGTGAGCGGGATCCCGCTGATGAGCCGAGTGTGCTTGCCCTGGAACAACCTTCGGCGGAAGTTGCTGCTGGTACGATCCCTATTCGATCCGTCCCCTCCGAATTTCACCTGTCCGGCTTACAGCAGGAGGCTCTGACATGGGAGGAACAAGGAGAACTGGCGCGGGCTGCGGAAACGTACCGCATGATGCTGGTCGTAGATGGTCCCTCGGCAGATGTGAATTTCTCACTGGCCGATGTACTCTATCGCATGCGCGACTTGGCGGCAGCCCGGGAACGTTTCTACATGGCCGTGGAATTGGATGAAGAGTTTGTCGAAGCCCGCGCGATGTTAGGGTGTGTGCTTTCAGAGAATAACGAACTTGATCTGGCAGTCGCTGCATTTGAAGGGGCACTCAGTTTTCATGGCGACTATGCCGACGTGCATTATCATCTAGCGGGGGTTCTTGAGCAGCTCGCGAAACCCATTATTGCTGAGCAGCATTGGCGTCGATTCTTGGAACTCTCACCAGAAAGCCCTTGGGCCGAAACGGCACGTGTCCGGCTAGGCATCTCTGTAGTGGAATGA
- a CDS encoding LamG-like jellyroll fold domain-containing protein — protein sequence MTRHLLITSCLLAICLLQFGVCSPCLAQASRKFNAESVLDHHPHDGHAHYDSHPHPTILDESRFITNRESRIQLPLPQEKDSFTFVVFGDRTGGPPEGIEILKEAVADTNLLEPDLVMTVGDLVQGYNDKASWLPQMNEYKEVMNKLLCPWFPVAGNHDIYWRGPGRPKRQHENDYEMNFGPLWYAFRHKGSLFIVLFSDEGNPETGEKSFEDPENQRMSPEQFSWLQETLKQNQDAENVFLFLHHPRWLGGNYGDDWEKVHQVLAEAGNVRAVFAGHIHQMRYDGPRDGIEYVTLATVGGGQSGLSDSAGFLHHFHVITVRKQQIAMACLPVGDVMDVRKITGTVNQEISAIARTPPTFPGRPLVAEDGSVAQPVAVELFNPASQSVEFEVFLDPADRNWIARPDHFHSKVYPGQRATFPLRLRSLGSITEQQYVPPKLMVRADYLTDGARFTVKERQYTIPVSFQVTPPAQPDQDMAVSVGEGKYLSIDDAELKIPDGPITLECWCKPNGFSQRVGLITKTEDSEFGIFASSGVPYFTINLDGRYRQPQDLDTKLAISEWQHVAGVYDGQEVRTYLDGKLVAKQAASGSRKRNQLPLIIGGDVSEIGKADSPFDGLIDAVRLSTTARYQDDFEPERRWSTDDKTALLLNFDGFVGPLAYDESGHSAHARRHGNVELVPVE from the coding sequence ATGACTCGACATCTATTGATCACATCATGCTTGCTCGCAATTTGTCTACTTCAATTCGGGGTCTGCAGTCCCTGTTTGGCTCAGGCCAGTCGCAAATTCAATGCGGAATCGGTACTCGATCACCATCCTCACGATGGCCATGCCCATTACGATTCTCATCCCCATCCCACGATCCTGGATGAGAGCCGTTTTATTACCAATCGAGAGAGTCGTATCCAGTTGCCGCTGCCCCAAGAAAAGGATTCTTTTACATTCGTTGTGTTTGGCGATCGGACCGGAGGCCCCCCCGAAGGGATTGAAATTCTCAAGGAGGCCGTCGCGGATACGAACTTGCTGGAACCCGATTTGGTCATGACTGTTGGTGATTTGGTACAGGGATACAACGACAAGGCTTCCTGGCTACCACAAATGAACGAGTACAAGGAGGTGATGAACAAGTTGCTCTGCCCGTGGTTTCCTGTCGCAGGGAATCACGACATCTATTGGCGCGGACCGGGCCGACCCAAGCGTCAACATGAGAATGACTATGAAATGAACTTCGGACCGTTGTGGTACGCCTTTCGGCATAAGGGAAGTCTCTTCATTGTCCTCTTCAGTGACGAAGGGAATCCCGAAACAGGAGAAAAGTCGTTCGAGGATCCAGAAAACCAACGTATGAGTCCCGAGCAATTCTCGTGGTTGCAAGAAACACTGAAGCAAAACCAGGATGCGGAGAATGTGTTTCTATTCCTGCACCACCCACGTTGGCTGGGAGGAAATTACGGCGATGATTGGGAAAAAGTACACCAAGTCTTAGCGGAAGCCGGCAACGTCCGCGCCGTCTTTGCCGGCCACATCCACCAGATGCGCTACGATGGTCCCCGCGATGGCATCGAGTATGTCACCCTTGCCACCGTCGGTGGTGGGCAGAGCGGCTTGTCGGACAGTGCTGGCTTTCTTCACCATTTTCATGTCATCACCGTTCGCAAACAACAGATCGCCATGGCCTGCCTGCCGGTGGGTGATGTCATGGATGTCCGGAAAATCACCGGCACCGTGAACCAAGAAATCAGTGCGATTGCCAGGACCCCTCCCACATTTCCCGGACGTCCGTTGGTGGCCGAGGATGGCAGCGTCGCCCAACCTGTCGCGGTCGAGTTGTTCAATCCAGCCAGCCAGTCGGTCGAGTTTGAAGTCTTTCTCGATCCGGCGGATCGCAACTGGATCGCGCGGCCCGATCATTTTCACAGCAAGGTCTACCCTGGACAACGAGCGACTTTTCCCCTGCGACTCCGCTCACTGGGGTCCATCACCGAGCAGCAGTACGTACCACCCAAGCTCATGGTGCGAGCCGATTATCTGACCGATGGTGCCCGGTTTACTGTCAAAGAACGCCAGTACACGATTCCGGTCTCTTTCCAAGTGACCCCCCCAGCACAACCTGATCAGGATATGGCGGTCTCGGTAGGAGAAGGAAAGTATCTCTCGATCGACGATGCCGAACTCAAGATCCCCGATGGCCCGATTACTCTTGAATGTTGGTGTAAGCCGAACGGTTTTTCGCAGCGCGTCGGATTGATTACCAAGACGGAGGATTCGGAGTTTGGCATATTCGCCAGCAGCGGTGTCCCCTACTTCACGATCAACCTCGATGGTCGCTACCGCCAGCCGCAGGACCTCGATACGAAACTTGCAATCAGCGAGTGGCAGCATGTCGCTGGTGTCTATGACGGCCAAGAAGTTCGCACTTACCTGGACGGCAAGTTGGTTGCGAAGCAGGCTGCCTCGGGTAGCCGCAAACGAAATCAGTTGCCCCTGATTATTGGTGGCGACGTGAGTGAAATCGGCAAGGCGGACTCTCCGTTTGACGGTCTGATCGACGCCGTCAGACTCTCGACAACAGCGCGTTACCAAGATGATTTTGAACCAGAGAGACGATGGTCGACCGACGACAAGACCGCATTGCTTCTGAATTTCGACGGTTTCGTTGGCCCCCTGGCCTACGACGAGTCCGGCCACTCCGCCCACGCCCGCCGTCACGGCAACGTGGAACTAGTCCCCGTCGAATAG
- a CDS encoding N-acetylglucosamine-6-phosphate deacetylase, translating into MTTSLMSDHQSGYVDLQVNGYYGIDFNSDELTAEAIHKACQRLEADGVAGILATIITDEVERMATRLARFATLRAADSLVQRIVWGFHIEGPFILNEPGYVGTHPRSAVCPANVTDMQRLLEAAEGLTRIVTLAPERDAGMAVTRMLADQNICVAAGHCNPTLNEIDAAIDAGLSMFTHLGNGCPLELSRHDNIIQRILSRAERLWISFIADGVHIPWPALGNYLKIAGRDRAIVVTDAISAAGLGPGEYELGDQKVIVDEQGATWSADRSHLAGSSATMPQVEERLRRELALSEDEISQLLVYNPQCAINRQEAT; encoded by the coding sequence ATGACGACTTCTCTGATGAGTGATCACCAGTCCGGTTATGTCGACTTGCAAGTCAATGGCTACTATGGTATCGACTTCAACAGCGACGAACTTACTGCCGAAGCGATCCATAAAGCATGCCAACGCCTTGAGGCCGACGGCGTTGCGGGAATCCTGGCAACGATCATTACCGACGAGGTGGAGCGGATGGCGACCCGCTTGGCTCGTTTCGCTACCCTCCGGGCTGCTGATTCACTAGTTCAGCGCATCGTCTGGGGATTCCACATCGAAGGACCTTTTATTCTCAACGAGCCAGGCTACGTCGGGACTCATCCTCGCTCGGCAGTTTGCCCGGCGAATGTCACAGATATGCAGCGATTATTAGAAGCTGCCGAAGGACTGACGCGGATCGTCACGCTGGCTCCCGAACGTGATGCCGGCATGGCAGTGACACGCATGTTGGCCGATCAGAACATTTGCGTGGCGGCGGGGCATTGCAATCCAACGCTCAACGAGATTGATGCGGCGATCGACGCGGGTTTGTCCATGTTTACGCATCTAGGAAACGGCTGCCCGCTGGAACTCTCGCGGCACGACAACATCATCCAGCGAATTTTGAGCCGAGCCGAACGGCTCTGGATCTCCTTCATTGCCGATGGTGTGCACATCCCTTGGCCGGCTCTGGGCAACTATCTCAAGATTGCCGGAAGGGATCGCGCGATTGTGGTGACCGACGCCATCAGCGCCGCCGGGCTGGGTCCTGGCGAATACGAATTGGGAGACCAAAAAGTCATCGTCGATGAACAGGGGGCTACCTGGTCGGCAGATCGTTCGCATCTGGCCGGCTCTTCGGCGACAATGCCTCAAGTGGAAGAGCGACTGCGACGTGAGTTGGCTCTCTCGGAAGACGAAATCTCGCAGCTTCTCGTGTATAACCCGCAGTGTGCAATCAATAGACAGGAGGCGACTTGA
- a CDS encoding glucosamine-6-phosphate deaminase: MKVVVCSSREELGCRAAEAGAAVLREVLSQQERASIIVATGASQFETLAALVNQPDIDWNRVTGFHLDEYIGLPESHPASFRKYLKERFVEQVPLASFNYVNGEGLAGSGDVLAECARLGELIRVQPIDVAFVGIGENGHLAFNDPPADFQTEEPFLVVELDEDCRRQQLGEGWFGSLDEVPRRAISMSIRQIMNSKHIVCSVPDERKAEAVRNAVEGPVRNQVPASILQTHAMATLFLDPPSASFLQKTT, translated from the coding sequence ATGAAAGTCGTCGTTTGTTCGAGCAGAGAAGAGTTGGGATGCCGTGCTGCTGAGGCAGGCGCTGCAGTTTTACGAGAGGTCCTTTCCCAGCAAGAGCGCGCCTCGATCATTGTCGCCACAGGAGCCTCTCAGTTTGAAACGCTTGCGGCTTTGGTGAATCAGCCTGACATCGATTGGAATCGAGTCACGGGTTTTCACCTAGATGAGTACATTGGATTGCCTGAATCACATCCCGCTTCATTTCGGAAGTATCTGAAGGAGCGGTTTGTGGAGCAGGTTCCGCTGGCAAGTTTTAACTATGTGAATGGTGAAGGTCTCGCAGGATCGGGCGATGTGCTGGCAGAATGTGCGCGGCTCGGTGAGCTCATCCGAGTCCAACCTATCGACGTCGCCTTCGTGGGTATCGGCGAAAATGGACATCTGGCATTCAACGATCCGCCTGCTGATTTTCAGACGGAAGAACCCTTTTTGGTCGTTGAACTGGATGAAGATTGTCGTCGCCAACAACTGGGCGAAGGGTGGTTCGGTTCGCTCGACGAAGTGCCGCGTAGGGCAATCAGCATGTCGATTCGGCAGATCATGAATTCGAAGCATATCGTCTGCAGTGTACCGGATGAGCGCAAGGCCGAAGCAGTTCGCAATGCCGTTGAAGGTCCAGTCAGGAATCAAGTACCCGCGTCGATCCTCCAAACGCATGCCATGGCGACGCTGTTCCTAGACCCTCCGTCCGCCAGCTTTTTGCAGAAGACAACATGA
- a CDS encoding HEAT repeat domain-containing protein: MSSNPPGSSFTDSPKPPDPVSADELLPPVEPPSAGFILQLFVIPAVIVLVVVLLGMLVTSLANTGERDPAKIVATLRSSSQNRWQEAFELANALRNEQQNPELKNNADLAGQLAQLLDEEITAGNDDDGSVKLRTFLCSALGEFHVDEGVPVLLRAAHEDPDDYVRGSAINSLAILAEDFRQQDPPRPLQNEHFVETFVDLSNDKNDAIRSQTAYALGVITLSDEADPRLTVELETLVDDLNSDARYNAALALARRGSLLAIAPLVEMLDLESLEVATKDTLPQARNRKRDTIIKNALDAAVVVQEKNPEANLDSMRTAVEKFIDEAADDAAVPSQLVDRAREVLGKLTK; encoded by the coding sequence ATGTCTTCCAACCCACCTGGTTCTTCCTTTACCGATTCGCCGAAGCCACCTGATCCGGTCAGTGCTGACGAATTACTACCCCCGGTTGAGCCGCCCAGCGCCGGTTTCATCCTGCAGTTGTTCGTCATTCCAGCAGTCATCGTGTTGGTAGTCGTATTGCTGGGAATGCTTGTCACCTCCCTGGCGAATACGGGAGAGCGCGATCCGGCGAAGATCGTCGCGACGCTGCGTAGCTCCAGCCAGAATCGTTGGCAGGAGGCGTTTGAGTTGGCCAATGCCCTGCGAAATGAGCAGCAGAATCCAGAACTCAAGAACAATGCCGACTTGGCTGGCCAACTGGCCCAGTTGCTTGACGAGGAAATCACGGCAGGCAACGACGACGACGGCTCGGTAAAATTGCGCACTTTTCTGTGCTCCGCACTGGGGGAGTTTCATGTCGACGAGGGGGTCCCCGTACTCCTCCGGGCTGCCCATGAAGACCCGGACGACTATGTACGCGGGTCAGCGATTAACTCGCTGGCGATCCTGGCCGAAGATTTTCGCCAGCAAGATCCACCCCGGCCGCTTCAAAACGAACATTTTGTCGAAACATTTGTTGATCTGAGCAATGACAAGAATGACGCTATCCGTTCCCAGACCGCATATGCCTTGGGGGTCATCACGTTGTCCGACGAGGCCGATCCTCGGTTGACGGTCGAACTGGAAACTCTCGTAGACGATTTGAACAGCGATGCCCGCTACAACGCGGCTTTGGCACTCGCGCGGCGGGGAAGCTTGCTAGCCATCGCGCCGCTGGTGGAAATGCTCGACCTGGAATCACTTGAAGTAGCCACGAAGGATACGTTGCCACAGGCGCGCAACCGCAAGCGGGATACGATAATCAAAAATGCCCTCGATGCGGCAGTGGTGGTGCAAGAGAAGAATCCGGAAGCCAATCTTGACAGCATGCGCACAGCGGTGGAAAAGTTTATTGATGAAGCAGCGGACGATGCGGCGGTTCCCTCGCAGCTGGTAGATCGGGCGCGGGAAGTGTTGGGGAAATTAACAAAGTGA
- a CDS encoding lipoate--protein ligase family protein translates to MLKLELTLPTAAENIALDEALLDACAAGEIDRGVLRIWEPDRYFVVLGRSSRPEVEVNLEACRREGVPVLRRASGGGTILAGPGCLMYAVVLSYRDYPELRAIDRAHQFARQRLVDSLSQWMPTARTAGTSDLAIETVEKSLQKFSGNALRAKRTHLVYHGTLLYDFDLDRLAQLLATPTREPEYREGREHTDFVANLPLSHVQLITALTTGWQATELLTEWPQERTQAIVCEKYRDDPKWAILQQFQTP, encoded by the coding sequence ATGCTGAAACTGGAACTCACCCTGCCGACAGCGGCAGAGAACATAGCCCTCGATGAGGCTCTGCTCGATGCGTGTGCAGCGGGCGAAATAGACCGCGGGGTATTGCGGATTTGGGAACCAGATCGCTATTTCGTCGTGCTGGGACGCTCCTCTCGGCCGGAGGTGGAAGTCAATCTGGAAGCTTGCCGCCGGGAAGGCGTTCCCGTGCTACGGCGAGCCAGCGGTGGAGGGACCATCCTCGCCGGCCCCGGCTGTTTGATGTACGCCGTGGTGCTGAGTTATCGGGATTACCCCGAACTACGGGCTATCGATCGGGCCCATCAATTTGCGAGGCAGCGCCTGGTAGATTCCTTGTCTCAATGGATGCCAACGGCCCGAACGGCTGGCACAAGCGACTTGGCCATCGAAACGGTCGAGAAGTCGCTACAGAAATTCTCCGGCAATGCGCTGCGTGCCAAGCGAACCCATCTGGTCTACCACGGCACGCTGCTCTACGATTTCGATCTCGACCGCCTGGCGCAACTTCTGGCGACTCCAACACGTGAGCCAGAGTATCGGGAAGGGAGAGAGCACACGGATTTTGTAGCCAACCTCCCCTTGAGCCACGTCCAGCTTATCACCGCACTTACGACAGGCTGGCAGGCTACAGAATTACTCACCGAATGGCCGCAAGAACGTACCCAAGCGATTGTGTGCGAGAAGTATAGGGATGATCCAAAGTGGGCCATTCTGCAGCAGTTCCAAACACCTTAG
- a CDS encoding NUDIX hydrolase: protein MHRQPLFELLDRYSAHYPYEAEVAARIRQLVESSPDCFERTCRPGHVTGSAWVLSQDCKKCLLVHHAKLDRWLQPGGHADGDTAIQEVALKEVREETGLVELELPATDGVLVPLDLDVHLIPARYSPTGELIEDAHEHHDVRFLVIARADQPITVSEESHDLGWFTNVEVSQLTDEESVLRMLRKAGPYE from the coding sequence ATGCATCGTCAGCCACTTTTTGAACTACTGGATCGGTACTCGGCTCACTACCCTTACGAGGCCGAAGTCGCTGCGCGAATTCGTCAGTTAGTAGAAAGCTCGCCGGATTGCTTTGAGCGGACTTGCCGACCGGGGCATGTCACTGGTTCGGCTTGGGTGCTTTCCCAGGATTGCAAGAAGTGCCTGTTGGTTCACCATGCCAAACTCGACCGCTGGCTCCAGCCAGGGGGCCACGCCGACGGGGATACTGCGATTCAGGAAGTGGCCTTGAAGGAGGTCCGCGAGGAGACGGGGCTTGTCGAGCTGGAACTCCCTGCCACGGATGGTGTGCTGGTGCCGCTGGACCTCGATGTTCACCTCATCCCGGCTCGGTACTCTCCCACAGGCGAGCTCATTGAGGATGCCCATGAGCATCACGATGTGCGATTTCTGGTCATTGCCCGCGCCGATCAGCCCATTACCGTCAGTGAGGAATCACATGACCTAGGGTGGTTCACCAACGTGGAAGTCTCGCAATTGACCGACGAAGAGAGCGTCCTCAGGATGCTCCGCAAAGCGGGGCCTTACGAGTAG
- a CDS encoding YkgJ family cysteine cluster protein gives MSTGYGLTQIPRDELPEGKVLCEYCTAKCCRYFALPIETPDEYQDFEYIRWYLLHERASVFKEDDDWYLLVHTVCKHLQDNNMCGIYETRPQICRDYTTKNCEYESDYTYEFYLETAEQVFEYTEAVCQKKGKSIRSRKPELLAVI, from the coding sequence ATGTCTACCGGTTACGGCCTCACCCAGATCCCTCGTGACGAACTTCCCGAGGGCAAGGTCCTCTGTGAATACTGTACGGCCAAGTGCTGTCGTTATTTTGCATTGCCGATTGAGACCCCCGACGAGTATCAGGATTTTGAGTACATTCGCTGGTATCTGCTCCATGAACGGGCCAGTGTCTTTAAAGAAGACGACGATTGGTACCTGCTTGTGCACACCGTCTGCAAACATCTGCAAGACAATAATATGTGCGGCATTTACGAAACCCGCCCGCAGATATGCCGTGACTACACGACCAAGAATTGCGAATACGAGAGCGACTACACCTACGAGTTTTACCTCGAGACCGCCGAGCAAGTCTTCGAGTACACCGAGGCAGTGTGCCAAAAGAAGGGCAAGAGCATCCGCAGCCGCAAACCGGAACTGTTGGCCGTCATTTAG